A stretch of DNA from Hyphomicrobiales bacterium:
CTGTCCGGGAACTAAGGCCTGTTGAGATTCATCGTGAGTTGATGACGGCGGCGGCGAGATGGATGATGGCTTTGAAGCTCTCGTCGGTTTTGTCGGCGCGCATGGCGATGCGCTTGAACTCCTTGAGTTTGCAGAAGAAGTTTTCGATCAG
This window harbors:
- a CDS encoding transposase; its protein translation is LIENFFCKLKEFKRIAMRADKTDESFKAIIHLAAAVINSR